One Hydrogenophaga crassostreae genomic region harbors:
- a CDS encoding glutamine synthetase family protein — MTSSNDFAAATQALGAQTIECALADFTSLARGKWLAADEFVAQQGCRLPNVLFGMTVTGGWPEALFGSLMPKGYSDMQLLADLDTLRARPGRPHEATVLCEPVGRWFSSSLGREVDACELSPRAWLKTVLAQYALLGLQATVAPELEMFLLRRDGAAIDCAKAHPASPTLEQTCEQYSLERTAQFEPFFDALYAGCETLGIPVSGHLHEASLSQYEVNFRPGPALQQADAVFRFKRLAREIANRQGFLASFAAKPFTDQPGTGMHWHFSLQHTTGDWPHVFATPDGLASPELMHFIAGLQAHTPSAMALFAPYDMSFDRIAMSDSSPTHADWGHDDRLAAFRIPAAGDPAAVRVENRLPGGDASPYLVVGATLAFGLDGLRNRLAVKGGKDHRLLLPLNLPDALDALASSPTARAMLGDAMVDLFVALKRNEHEERSALADPRQDWDLKHMIELA; from the coding sequence ATGACTTCATCCAACGATTTTGCCGCAGCAACCCAGGCGCTAGGCGCACAGACGATCGAATGTGCCCTTGCCGATTTCACCTCTCTGGCGCGCGGCAAATGGCTGGCGGCAGACGAGTTCGTGGCTCAGCAAGGTTGCCGCCTGCCCAATGTGTTGTTTGGCATGACGGTGACCGGCGGCTGGCCCGAGGCGCTGTTCGGCTCGCTGATGCCCAAGGGCTACAGCGACATGCAACTGCTCGCCGATCTGGACACCCTGCGTGCCCGGCCGGGCCGGCCGCATGAAGCCACCGTGCTCTGCGAGCCTGTGGGCCGCTGGTTCTCCTCCTCGCTGGGCCGTGAGGTGGATGCGTGCGAACTTTCGCCCCGCGCCTGGCTGAAGACCGTGTTGGCGCAATACGCCTTGCTGGGTCTGCAAGCCACGGTCGCGCCAGAGCTGGAAATGTTCTTGCTGCGCCGCGACGGCGCAGCCATCGACTGCGCCAAGGCCCACCCGGCTTCACCGACGCTGGAGCAAACCTGCGAGCAGTATTCGCTGGAGCGAACGGCGCAGTTCGAGCCCTTTTTCGATGCGCTCTACGCGGGCTGCGAGACCCTGGGTATTCCGGTGTCCGGGCATCTGCACGAGGCATCCCTGTCGCAGTACGAAGTCAACTTCCGGCCCGGGCCCGCCTTGCAGCAGGCCGACGCGGTGTTCCGTTTCAAACGACTGGCGCGCGAGATCGCCAACCGCCAGGGCTTTCTGGCCAGCTTCGCCGCCAAACCCTTCACCGACCAGCCTGGCACCGGCATGCACTGGCACTTCAGCCTGCAACACACCACCGGCGACTGGCCACATGTTTTTGCCACCCCCGACGGTTTGGCCTCCCCTGAGCTCATGCACTTCATCGCCGGCCTGCAGGCCCACACCCCTTCGGCCATGGCACTGTTCGCCCCGTACGACATGTCGTTTGACCGCATCGCCATGAGCGACTCTTCGCCCACCCACGCCGACTGGGGGCACGACGACCGGCTGGCCGCCTTCCGGATTCCTGCCGCAGGCGATCCGGCCGCAGTCAGGGTAGAAAACCGCTTGCCCGGTGGCGACGCCAGCCCCTACCTCGTCGTCGGCGCCACGCTGGCTTTTGGCCTGGACGGTTTACGCAACCGCCTGGCCGTCAAGGGCGGCAAAGATCACCGCCTGCTGCTGCCACTGAACCTGCCCGACGCGCTCGACGCTTTGGCGAGCAGCCCAACCGCGCGTGCCATGTTGGGCGATGCCATGGTGGACCTGTTCGTGGCTCTCAAACGCAACGAACACGAAGAGCGCAGCGCTCTGGCCGACCCGCGCCAGGACTGGGACCTGAAACACATGATCGAACTGGCCTGA
- a CDS encoding MarR family winged helix-turn-helix transcriptional regulator — protein sequence MKPVPAPAPALDINQLPGYAIRRLHQISVGIFLQEVGDLGVTPVQYAALQRVGNQPGIDQRTLARGIALDTSTTAGVVDRLETRGWMERRTAPEDRRARQLFLTPDGQRALAATVPAMLRSQEQILAPLTPAQRKEFMRLLGMLVEENNTLSRAPGHRDAS from the coding sequence TTGAAGCCTGTCCCTGCTCCTGCTCCCGCGCTCGACATCAACCAGTTGCCTGGTTACGCCATCCGACGCCTGCACCAGATTTCGGTGGGGATCTTCCTGCAAGAGGTGGGCGACCTGGGCGTGACCCCGGTGCAATACGCGGCCTTGCAACGTGTGGGCAACCAGCCGGGTATCGATCAGCGCACGCTGGCACGCGGCATTGCACTGGATACCTCCACCACCGCTGGCGTGGTCGACCGGCTCGAAACACGCGGCTGGATGGAGCGGCGCACGGCGCCTGAAGACCGGCGCGCACGCCAGCTGTTTTTGACGCCTGACGGGCAACGCGCTTTGGCCGCCACCGTGCCTGCCATGCTGCGCAGCCAGGAGCAGATCCTGGCGCCGCTCACCCCGGCTCAGCGCAAGGAATTCATGCGCCTGCTTGGCATGCTGGTCGAAGAGAACAACACCCTCAGCCGTGCGCCGGGGCACCGCGACGCCTCTTGA
- a CDS encoding protein adenylyltransferase SelO — protein sequence MSAPADPRPTGLPRVSAALLGLALDNSYATELVGLHAPWNPTPAPKPQLMALNAELAGELGLNIGALAGADGLAVLSGQALPSDASPVAQAYAGHQFGQFSPQLGDGRALLLGEVVDTLGHRRDIAFKGSGRTPFSRGGDGKAALGPVLREYLMGEAMQALGIPTTRALAAVATGEQVQRERPLPGALLVRVASSHLRVGTFQFFASRQDLEKLTRLADYAIARHDPALAGQADRYLRFFQAVAARQASLIGQWMGVGFIHGVMNTDNMTISGETIDYGPCAFMDGYDPGTVFSSIDHNGRYAYANQPLIARWNLARLAEALLPLMGDDSDLAVAQVTQVIDAFPGMYQSQSLSVMRRKLGLSASESQGDEQGISDATLVEDFLALLQAHGVDFTLAFRHLADAAEVDNGQAPALMALFAAEGREAMLAWLQRWLSRATQSGRPRGELAQALRAANPLYIPRNHLVEEALEAATEQGDLAPFERLLDLLKNPFEERAGMDRFAQPAAAEQQLGYRTFCGT from the coding sequence ATGTCTGCCCCTGCCGATCCCCGTCCCACCGGCCTTCCGAGGGTGAGCGCTGCCTTGCTGGGCCTGGCACTGGACAACAGCTACGCCACCGAACTTGTGGGCCTGCACGCGCCCTGGAATCCCACACCCGCGCCGAAGCCGCAGTTGATGGCGCTGAACGCCGAGCTGGCCGGAGAACTGGGTTTGAACATCGGGGCCCTGGCGGGTGCAGATGGTCTCGCCGTGCTGTCGGGTCAGGCCTTGCCCAGCGATGCCAGCCCGGTGGCACAAGCCTACGCAGGCCACCAGTTTGGCCAGTTTTCTCCGCAACTGGGCGATGGCCGCGCGCTGCTTCTGGGTGAAGTCGTTGATACCCTGGGCCACCGCCGTGACATCGCCTTCAAAGGCTCCGGGCGTACCCCGTTTTCACGCGGTGGTGATGGCAAAGCTGCGTTGGGCCCGGTCTTGCGTGAATACCTGATGGGTGAGGCCATGCAGGCTCTGGGCATACCCACCACGCGCGCCCTGGCCGCTGTCGCGACAGGCGAGCAGGTGCAGCGCGAGCGTCCGCTGCCAGGGGCCCTGCTGGTCCGGGTGGCGAGCAGCCACCTGCGCGTGGGCACCTTTCAATTCTTTGCCTCCCGGCAGGATCTTGAGAAACTCACACGGTTGGCCGACTACGCCATTGCCCGCCACGACCCAGCGCTGGCAGGCCAGGCCGACCGCTACCTGCGCTTCTTTCAGGCAGTGGCCGCGCGCCAGGCATCGCTGATCGGGCAATGGATGGGCGTGGGTTTCATCCATGGCGTGATGAACACCGACAACATGACCATTTCGGGCGAAACCATCGACTACGGGCCCTGCGCTTTCATGGATGGCTACGATCCCGGCACCGTCTTCAGCTCCATTGACCACAACGGTCGTTACGCTTACGCCAACCAACCCCTGATTGCGCGCTGGAATCTGGCGCGACTGGCCGAAGCGCTGCTGCCACTGATGGGCGACGACAGCGATCTGGCTGTTGCCCAGGTCACGCAAGTGATCGATGCTTTTCCAGGGATGTACCAGTCGCAAAGTCTGTCAGTGATGCGCCGCAAGCTGGGCTTGAGCGCCAGCGAGAGCCAGGGCGATGAGCAAGGCATCAGCGACGCCACCTTGGTCGAAGACTTTCTCGCATTGCTGCAAGCCCATGGCGTGGATTTCACGTTGGCCTTCCGCCATCTCGCGGACGCGGCCGAAGTGGACAACGGCCAGGCACCCGCGTTGATGGCCCTGTTCGCGGCTGAAGGGCGCGAAGCCATGCTGGCCTGGCTGCAGCGCTGGCTGTCGAGGGCCACACAGAGCGGACGCCCTCGCGGCGAACTCGCACAAGCCCTGCGCGCTGCCAACCCGCTTTACATACCGCGCAACCACCTGGTGGAGGAAGCCCTGGAGGCTGCCACCGAGCAGGGCGATCTGGCACCGTTTGAGCGGCTTCTCGACCTGTTGAAAAATCCGTTTGAAGAGCGGGCCGGGATGGACCGGTTCGCCCAACCTGCGGCCGCGGAACAGCAATTGGGTTACCGCACCTTCTGCGGGACCTGA
- a CDS encoding MOSC domain-containing protein, whose protein sequence is MSSSPTAFRQGPPLAEPGGLRALTAQFPFPGRLDAIWVRSERRGAMRALGEAQAEVGRGLLGDHRSSRLRSGPERRAREISLIQAEHMPLLARWVGLDHLDAGALRRNLVISGINLLSLRSPFADNRLVWQLGDEVLLQVTGPCDPCSRMETLRGPGGYNAMRGHGGLTAMLLRGGRLKIGDQLKPAGQATTGENDDHD, encoded by the coding sequence ATGTCCTCTTCACCGACCGCTTTCCGGCAAGGCCCCCCATTGGCGGAGCCCGGCGGTTTGCGCGCCCTGACCGCTCAGTTCCCGTTTCCAGGCCGGCTGGACGCCATCTGGGTTCGCAGCGAACGGCGGGGTGCCATGCGCGCGCTGGGCGAAGCGCAAGCCGAAGTCGGCCGGGGTTTGCTTGGCGACCACAGGTCGAGCCGGCTTCGATCGGGCCCGGAACGCCGCGCCCGCGAAATCTCGCTGATCCAGGCGGAGCACATGCCACTGCTGGCCCGGTGGGTCGGTCTGGACCACCTTGACGCGGGGGCTTTGCGGCGCAACCTGGTGATCAGTGGCATCAACCTGCTCAGCCTGCGATCGCCTTTCGCTGACAACCGCCTGGTCTGGCAACTGGGCGATGAAGTCTTGCTGCAGGTCACAGGACCCTGTGACCCTTGTTCGCGCATGGAAACGCTGCGCGGTCCGGGGGGATACAACGCCATGCGCGGCCATGGTGGTTTGACCGCGATGCTGCTGCGGGGCGGCCGGCTGAAAATTGGCGACCAGCTCAAACCTGCCGGACAGGCAACAACCGGAGAGAATGATGACCATGACTAA
- a CDS encoding cupin domain-containing protein: MNELGRLEDLPQDYRDELASHNLVPLWPSLRGVLPPGVPTRQTRATHWPYTTIKPLLLKAGDLTPIEKAERRVLVLANPGHGLEKMQASAAMYLGMQLLLPGEWAPSHRHTPNAVRMVVEGTGAWSNVDGEKCEMVRGDLILTPTGLWHEHGHDGTEPVVWLDVLDLPLVYYMETSYHVNGGRQAVKPQHGERTYAHGGLVPTPVFERSGKPYPILRYPWADARAALETLAADRPDLDHVQVTYTNPETGAHCQNILGFYALMLRPGQTLNLPARSPATVLHQIEGSAEVHIESQRFTLVEADTCCAPGYTAIALRNTSATEAAFLFMADETPLHQKLGVYEVR; encoded by the coding sequence ATGAACGAACTGGGCCGCCTGGAAGACCTGCCACAGGATTACCGCGATGAGCTGGCTTCGCACAACCTCGTCCCCCTGTGGCCCAGCTTGCGTGGTGTCTTGCCGCCAGGTGTGCCTACGCGGCAGACGCGCGCAACGCATTGGCCTTACACAACCATCAAACCCCTGCTGCTCAAGGCGGGGGATTTGACGCCGATCGAGAAGGCGGAACGGCGGGTGCTCGTGCTCGCAAACCCCGGCCATGGGCTGGAAAAAATGCAGGCCAGCGCCGCCATGTATTTGGGCATGCAACTGCTGCTGCCCGGTGAGTGGGCCCCATCGCATCGCCATACGCCCAATGCGGTTCGCATGGTGGTGGAAGGCACGGGGGCCTGGTCCAACGTGGACGGTGAAAAGTGTGAAATGGTTCGCGGCGACCTGATCCTGACACCCACCGGCCTGTGGCATGAGCACGGCCATGACGGCACGGAACCCGTGGTGTGGCTGGACGTTCTGGATCTGCCTTTGGTGTACTACATGGAAACCAGCTACCACGTCAACGGCGGGCGACAGGCAGTGAAACCCCAACACGGTGAGCGCACCTACGCGCATGGTGGCCTGGTGCCCACACCCGTATTCGAACGCAGCGGCAAGCCCTATCCCATCTTGCGCTACCCCTGGGCCGATGCGCGCGCTGCGCTGGAAACATTGGCCGCAGACCGCCCCGATCTTGACCACGTACAGGTGACCTACACCAACCCCGAAACCGGGGCGCACTGCCAGAACATCCTGGGTTTTTACGCCCTCATGCTGCGCCCCGGTCAAACGCTGAACCTGCCCGCGCGCTCGCCTGCCACCGTGTTGCACCAGATCGAAGGCAGCGCCGAGGTCCACATCGAATCGCAGCGTTTCACCCTGGTCGAGGCAGACACCTGCTGCGCGCCGGGCTACACCGCCATCGCGCTCAGGAACACCTCGGCCACCGAGGCGGCTTTCCTGTTCATGGCCGATGAGACGCCGTTGCACCAGAAGCTCGGCGTGTATGAAGTCAGATAA
- a CDS encoding fumarylacetoacetate hydrolase family protein: protein MTQYLFSPPAVQSLPIRGTTQQFPINRIFCVGRNYHAHAVEMGKPVDKSVERPFYFTKSPQTLVQSGATVPYPPESQNYHFEMEMVVAIGKAGFRVKAEQAHALIYGYAAGLDMTRRDLQLVARDKGRPWDLGKDIEQGSVCSEVVPMEGQIIDSGAITLEVRGNTRQTSDVGKLIWSVREIIADLSLFYHLQPGDLIYTGTPEGVGPVVTGDKITGRVAGVADVALTIGAAE, encoded by the coding sequence ATGACCCAGTACCTTTTCTCCCCGCCCGCCGTTCAGTCACTGCCCATCCGCGGCACAACGCAGCAGTTCCCGATCAACCGCATCTTCTGCGTCGGTCGCAACTACCATGCGCACGCCGTCGAAATGGGCAAGCCCGTGGACAAGTCGGTCGAACGCCCCTTCTATTTCACCAAGTCACCACAAACGCTGGTGCAATCCGGTGCGACCGTTCCCTACCCGCCCGAGAGCCAGAACTACCACTTCGAAATGGAGATGGTGGTGGCAATAGGCAAAGCGGGGTTTCGCGTGAAGGCAGAACAGGCCCACGCGCTGATCTATGGCTACGCGGCCGGCCTGGACATGACACGCCGCGATCTTCAACTCGTGGCGCGCGACAAAGGCCGCCCCTGGGATCTGGGCAAGGATATTGAACAGGGATCGGTGTGCTCCGAAGTTGTGCCGATGGAAGGTCAGATCATCGACAGTGGGGCCATCACGCTTGAAGTGCGGGGCAACACCAGGCAGACGTCCGATGTGGGCAAGTTGATCTGGAGCGTGCGCGAAATCATTGCCGACCTTTCGCTTTTCTATCACCTGCAACCCGGCGATCTGATCTATACGGGCACCCCCGAAGGTGTGGGCCCAGTGGTGACGGGCGACAAGATCACAGGTCGCGTGGCGGGCGTCGCCGATGTGGCGCTGACCATCGGTGCCGCCGAGTGA
- the maiA gene encoding maleylacetoacetate isomerase, with translation MKLYNFFRSGTSHRLRIALNLKGLDSEYVAVHLGEEAHLTEAFKSVNPQQLVPALDVNGQVLLQSPAIIEWLEEKYPRPALLPADANDRAHVRALAAIVGCDIHPINNRRILEALRHRFGADETAINDWCGTWIGAGFDAYETLLAADQKRGRFSFGDTPTLADAYLIPQIESARRFQVDLTRWPLIMGIDSVCSALPAFSRAAPGLQPDAP, from the coding sequence ATGAAACTCTACAACTTCTTTCGCAGCGGCACTTCGCACCGCCTGCGCATCGCCCTCAACCTCAAAGGCCTGGACAGCGAATACGTCGCCGTGCACCTGGGCGAAGAGGCACACCTCACCGAAGCTTTCAAGTCGGTCAACCCGCAACAGCTCGTGCCTGCGCTGGATGTCAATGGCCAGGTGTTGCTGCAATCGCCCGCCATCATCGAGTGGCTGGAAGAAAAGTACCCCAGACCTGCGCTGTTGCCTGCCGATGCAAACGATCGAGCCCATGTGCGCGCGCTGGCCGCCATCGTGGGGTGTGACATCCACCCCATCAACAACCGCAGGATTCTGGAAGCGCTGCGCCACCGCTTCGGGGCAGACGAAACCGCCATCAACGATTGGTGTGGCACCTGGATCGGCGCCGGCTTTGACGCCTACGAAACACTGCTGGCTGCTGACCAGAAGCGCGGCCGCTTCAGCTTCGGCGACACGCCCACGCTGGCCGATGCCTACTTGATTCCGCAGATCGAAAGCGCACGGCGCTTCCAGGTGGACTTGACGCGCTGGCCACTGATCATGGGTATCGACAGCGTGTGCTCGGCGTTGCCCGCGTTCTCCCGGGCAGCCCCCGGACTGCAACCCGATGCCCCGTGA
- a CDS encoding glutathione S-transferase: MEPSTLGALPVLYSFRRCPYAIRARMALLQAGLVVELREVVLRDKPQAMLDASPKGTVPVLQLPGGQVIDESLGIMRWALAQNDPQEWLGQLEDPMQQQLLSVNDGPFKQALDAYKYPERHPQLLAEGHRTQGEMLLISVLEQRLDQHAFLAGVSPGFVDVAIFPFVRQWAAVDAGWFESCQWPAVRQWLQHWLRSPAFLGVMPKYPAWKPGQSPERFPAPTIA, encoded by the coding sequence ATGGAACCGTCAACACTGGGCGCCTTGCCGGTTCTGTATTCGTTTCGGCGCTGCCCTTACGCCATCCGCGCCCGCATGGCGCTGTTGCAAGCGGGGCTGGTGGTTGAGCTGCGTGAGGTCGTGCTGCGCGACAAACCCCAGGCCATGCTGGACGCTTCGCCCAAGGGCACTGTGCCTGTGCTGCAGTTGCCTGGTGGTCAGGTGATCGATGAAAGCCTCGGCATCATGCGCTGGGCATTGGCGCAAAACGACCCGCAAGAGTGGCTGGGGCAGCTTGAAGACCCCATGCAGCAGCAGCTTCTGAGCGTGAACGACGGCCCCTTCAAACAAGCCCTTGACGCCTACAAATACCCCGAACGGCACCCGCAACTGCTTGCTGAAGGGCACCGAACGCAGGGCGAAATGTTGTTGATTTCCGTCCTGGAACAGAGGCTGGATCAACACGCCTTTCTCGCGGGCGTGTCACCTGGCTTTGTTGACGTGGCGATCTTTCCATTCGTTCGCCAATGGGCTGCTGTAGACGCCGGCTGGTTTGAAAGCTGCCAATGGCCTGCTGTGCGGCAGTGGTTGCAACATTGGTTGCGCAGTCCCGCTTTCCTGGGCGTGATGCCGAAATACCCGGCCTGGAAGCCAGGTCAATCACCCGAAAGGTTTCCGGCGCCCACCATCGCCTGA
- a CDS encoding bacteriohemerythrin, protein MAQLQVFVWSELFETGVELIDSQHKVLVDLTNRLADAVMNGDDPQESLAVLERLKEYATLHFSAEEAWSVQAGQPPQALTAHHATHGGFLAQVLRFAEGWDGGKTQAQALHRFLSAWLITHILGDDRTMVLRLSQQAGSPLASPSVLGVGEKVMLEAFHNLYDAMSGMAQDLERQVQVRTEELAQSNQRLKRNFLTGIRTFTSLMELRGGMLAGHSRRVADLARKLAVLLKLDGDTVQQVFLGALLHDLGKIGFSDELMGKPVTQMTGHELSLYRSHAVNGEAALIALDDLHAASLVVRHHHERWDGKGYPDGLQAERIPLEARIVAVANDFDGLQHGTITARRLSLDEALSVIQGSRGERYDPRIVDALSTLLGRSGGTGEPEVVTSSAMLKPGMTLTRDLITPEGMLLLAAHNALEANTIVRIRRFLGAGGMSDLKVYVRPETVSGP, encoded by the coding sequence GTGGCGCAATTGCAGGTGTTTGTCTGGAGTGAGCTGTTTGAAACAGGCGTCGAGCTGATCGACAGCCAGCACAAGGTGCTGGTTGATCTGACGAATCGGCTGGCCGATGCCGTGATGAATGGCGACGATCCGCAGGAAAGCCTGGCGGTGTTGGAGCGTCTAAAAGAATACGCGACGCTCCATTTCTCTGCCGAAGAAGCGTGGTCGGTGCAAGCCGGCCAGCCGCCGCAAGCTTTGACCGCTCACCATGCCACCCACGGCGGCTTTCTCGCGCAGGTGCTCCGCTTTGCCGAAGGCTGGGACGGTGGAAAAACCCAGGCCCAGGCGCTGCACCGCTTTTTGTCGGCCTGGTTGATCACCCACATTCTTGGCGACGATCGCACCATGGTGCTGCGCTTGAGCCAGCAAGCCGGATCCCCGTTGGCGTCGCCTTCTGTGTTGGGGGTCGGCGAAAAGGTGATGCTGGAAGCGTTTCACAATCTCTACGATGCCATGAGTGGCATGGCACAGGATCTGGAGCGGCAGGTGCAGGTCCGCACCGAAGAACTGGCGCAGTCCAATCAGCGCTTGAAGCGCAATTTCCTCACCGGAATCCGCACCTTCACCAGCCTGATGGAGTTGCGCGGCGGCATGCTCGCCGGACATTCGCGGCGCGTGGCCGATCTGGCGCGCAAGCTGGCGGTGCTGTTGAAGCTGGACGGGGATACCGTGCAACAGGTTTTTCTTGGCGCCTTGTTGCACGACCTGGGCAAGATTGGATTTTCCGACGAGCTGATGGGCAAACCCGTCACACAAATGACGGGCCACGAGCTGTCGCTGTACCGGTCCCATGCCGTCAATGGCGAGGCCGCCCTGATCGCCTTGGACGACCTTCACGCCGCCTCGCTCGTGGTGCGCCACCACCACGAGCGGTGGGACGGAAAAGGGTATCCCGATGGGTTGCAGGCTGAGCGCATTCCGCTGGAAGCGCGCATCGTGGCCGTGGCCAATGATTTTGACGGGCTGCAACACGGCACCATCACTGCCCGTCGCCTGTCGCTGGATGAAGCGCTGAGCGTGATCCAGGGCAGCCGGGGCGAACGTTACGACCCCCGGATCGTCGATGCGTTGAGCACGCTGCTGGGCCGTTCGGGCGGTACAGGCGAACCCGAAGTGGTCACCTCCAGCGCCATGCTCAAACCAGGCATGACCCTGACCCGCGATCTCATCACACCGGAGGGCATGTTGCTGCTGGCCGCTCACAACGCCCTGGAAGCCAACACCATTGTGCGCATCCGGCGGTTCCTGGGCGCCGGCGGAATGAGCGATCTCAAGGTGTATGTGCGGCCAGAAACCGTGTCCGGGCCTTGA